The following proteins are encoded in a genomic region of Neosynechococcus sphagnicola sy1:
- a CDS encoding cytochrome c oxidase subunit 3: MNPTEIDPILDISGISSHPVESHGSPEHNHDEAGNSMFGFIVFLLSESVIFLSFFTGYIVYKTTALDWLPPDVTGLEIHDPAINTVVLVSSSFVIYIAERFLHAKNLWGFRAFWLLTMAMGSYFLYGQAVEWRSLPFGFTDGLFGGTFYLLTGFHGLHVLTGVLLQGIMLGRSLIPGNYDKGEFGVAATSIFWHFVDVIWIILFVLIYVWQ; this comes from the coding sequence GTAGAGAGCCATGGGTCGCCGGAACACAACCACGATGAAGCGGGCAACAGCATGTTTGGCTTCATTGTCTTCCTGTTGTCCGAAAGTGTGATTTTCCTCAGCTTTTTTACCGGATATATTGTCTACAAAACCACAGCCCTAGACTGGCTCCCCCCCGATGTCACTGGCTTGGAAATTCACGACCCTGCCATCAACACGGTGGTGCTGGTTTCCAGTAGTTTTGTGATCTACATTGCTGAACGCTTTCTCCATGCCAAAAATCTCTGGGGCTTCCGAGCCTTCTGGCTGTTGACCATGGCGATGGGGAGTTATTTCCTGTATGGTCAAGCGGTGGAATGGCGTAGCCTCCCCTTTGGCTTTACCGACGGTCTCTTTGGCGGCACGTTTTATTTACTGACTGGATTTCACGGTCTGCATGTCCTGACGGGGGTGCTGTTGCAGGGGATCATGTTGGGGCGATCGCTGATTCCTGGAAACTACGACAAGGGCGAATTTGGGGTGGCGGCGACCTCCATCTTCTGGCACTTTGTGGATGTGATCTGGATTATCTTGTTTGTGCTGATCTATGTCTGGCAGTGA